Part of the Devosia sp. SL43 genome, ATGCGCGAGTTGTTTTCTGCCGCCGGCTACGGCCCCGACCGCATCCGCATCGACCCCTCCGTTGTCCGTGGCCTCGAATATTATACCGGCCCGGTCTTCGAGATCGAACTCACCTTCAAAGTCCAGAACGAGAAGGGCCAAGACGTGGTCTTCGGTGCCGTTGGTGGTGGCGGCCGCTATGACGGCCTCGTCTCCCGCTTCCGCCGCGAGCCGGTTCCCGCCACCGGCTTCTCCATCGGCGTTTCCCGCCTCGCCAATGCGCTCAAGCTCACCGGCAATCTCAATGCCACCGAGCCAACAGGTCCGGTCGTCGTCCTCGTCATGGACAAGGACCAGACGGCCTCCTACCAGGCCATGGTCTCCGAACTCCGCAAGGCCGGTATCCGCGCCGAAATGTTCCTGGGCAACACTAAGAACTTCGGCAAGCAGGTCGCCTATGCCGACAAACGCAACTCGCCCATCGTCATCATCGAAGGCAGCCAGGAACGCGAACAGGGCATCGTGCAGATCAAGGACCTGATCGCCGGCAAGCAGGCCGCCCAGGCCATCACCGACAATGCCGAATGGAAGGCCGCAAGGCCGGGCCAGTTCGAGGTGAAGCGCGACGAATTGGTGGCCGCTGTGCTGAAGCTGCTGAGCGAGCAATGATGCCCCGCACATTCCCCACCCACGATGTCATCCCGGCGAAGGCCGGGATCCATGTCCGGCAGACTGCCCCGACCGCGGCGTTGTGGATGGTCCCGCGCATGGATTCCGGCCTTCGCCGGAAGGACCCGGTGGGTGGGGTAGATATGTCGTGTGATTGGTCGCCGATATACCAGTCGACACCCTCCCCCTCTGTGGGGCTTCGAGCCGGCCGACAGGCAAAATCGCTCCGGCGGAGCGATTTTAGGCGAGAAGTCCATAAGAGCTTGCTCGAATGGCTGGATCAAGGGTGGGGGGTGGTCCCGATATCGGGGCTCCCGCACCCCCTCCCAGCTTCCCCCATCAAGGGGGAGGTGCCGTTCGGTGCCTGGGCACGATCTCGCCTCCTATCGGGTGCAACCCCATGACCGGCGCCGCCCTCCGCCGCGCCAATCTCGAAGCCCTCGTGGAAGCACAGGGCGCCAATCGCGCCACGCCGCCGCTACTGCTTTCGGCCGACCCCTATTTCGACCTGGCCGGCGAAGAGTTCGGCCGCCGGCTGCTGTTGACCACTGACAGCACCGGCGCCGAATACTGCCTGCGCCCCGATTTCACCCTGCCCATCGTCGAGGCCTATATCGCCGATGGCGTGGGCCGACCGGCTGCCTTTTCCTATCTCGGCACAATCTTCCGCCAGCGCGAAACCGGCGCCGCAGAGTTTGACCAGGCCGGTATCGAACTGCTGGCCCAGCCGGATGGCGATGTCGCCCTCGATCAGGTGCTGACCTTTGCTCGGGCCGCCTGCTCCATTTTCGGCGTCAGTCCAGATGTGCGCCTCGGTGGTGTTGGTCTCTTCGAGGCTCTGCTGGTCCAGGCCGATATGCCCGATGCCTGGCGCCCCCGTATTCGCAACCGCTTCGGCCACACCGAAGCGCTCGATCGGCTGCTGTCGCGCCTCGAAGCCGCGCCCGATGCCGAGCGCCGGAAGCAACCCGGCCGCAAGGCGCTGGTCGACGACGTGACCGAGCAGATGGTCGCCGCCGGTCTCAGCCTTTCCGAAGGCCGCACGCCCGACGAGATCGCCGATCGCTATCTCGAGCAGCAGGCGCTCGACGCCGCGCATGTGCCTGCCGCAACGCTCAAGCTGCTGCGCGATTACCTCGCCATCTCCGGCCCGGTGCTGCAGGCGCTGACCCAGGTCGAGGCCCTGGCCATCAGGCACAAGCTGATGCTTGGCGCGCCGATCCGCGCCATCCGCCGTCATCTCAATGGCCTGGGCGAAAGCCGCGTCAGCTTCGACGCCAGCTTCTCCCCCCGCCTCGACTATTACACCGGCATCGTCTTCGAAATGACCGGCCCCGGCGGCGAAATCCTCGCCTCGGGCGGCCAATACGACCGCCTGCTCGAACGCCTCGGCGCAACAGCGCCCATCGCAGCTTCCGGCTGCTCGGTCTGGGTCGATCGCCTCGAAGCGGAGGTCGCGCCATGACCGGCATCACACTTGCCGTCCCCTCCAAGGGCCGCCTCGAGGAACTTACGCGCGAATGGTTCGCCGCCAACGGCCTAGTGATCACCCGCCCCGGCGGCGCCCGCTCCTATCTCGGCGCCATCGAGGGCATGCCCGAGGTCACGGTGCGCTTCTTCCCGGCCTCCGAGATTGCCCGCGAACTGATCCGCGGCACCATCGACTTCGGCGTCACCGGACTCGACCTGATCCACGAGACCAGCGAAGCGGGCCCGGCTTCGGTCTCCATCGCCAAGCCGCTGGGTTTCGGTGCTGCCGATGTTGTCGTGGCCGTTCCCGATGCCTGGATCGACGTGACCCACATGCACGATCTGGCCGACGTCGCCTCCGACTTCCGCAGCCGCCATGGCCGCTGGATGCGCATTGCCACCAAGTACATCACCATCACCCGCCAGCACTTTGCCCTCGCCGGCATCGCCGAATACCGCACGGTCGAAAGCCTGGGCGCTACCGAGGCGGCGCCGGCGTCCGGCGTTGCCGATATCGTGGTCGATATCACTTCGACCGGCTCGACGCTGTCAGCCAACGGCTTGCGCGTGCTTGAGGATGGCGTAATGCTCAAGAGCGAAGCCTGTCTCATCGTCTCGCGCACCGCCGCGTTCTCGCCGAGACGCCGGAGCCAGCTGGATGCGGTGCTGGCCCGCCTGGGAGTGTGACAATGAACGGCGACGTTCTCGAAAGCCTGCTCATTATCGGCGCGGTGGCGGGTGTCATCATCATCTTGTGGAGCGCCCAACGCAAACGCCCCCGCCGCCGGCAATCCGGTAATGGCGATAGCTCTTCGTCGACGCCCGACAATGACGCCGGCGGCGATAGTGGTGGCGGAGACGGCGGCGGTGGCGGCGACTGAACCGCCATTGCCACTGATCCCCGATTCACGGCAGAAGGCTGTGATATGGCCTTGGGGGGCACATTGGCCGCACCGCTCGAACTGACCATCCTGATGCCCTGCCTCAACGAGGCGGAGACTTTGGCCGCCTGTATCGCCAAGGCGCGCAGCTATCTCGATCGTAGCGGCATATCAGGTGAAATCCTCATTGCCGACAACGGCTCCGATGATGGTTCTCAGGACATCGCCACCGCCAACGGTGCCCGCGTCGTCCCGATCAGCCAGCGCGGCTATGGTGCCGCCCTCGCCGGTGGTATTGCCGCCGCCCGCGGTCGCTACATCATTATGGGCGATGCCGACGACAGCTACGATTTCTCCAAGCTCGACGCCTTCGTGGCGGCCCTGCGCGAGGGCGCGGACCTGGTCATGGGCAACCGCTTTGCCGGCGGCGTCGCGCCCGGCGCCATGCCCTGGCTCCACCGCTATATCGGCAACCCCGTCCTGAGCTTTGTCGGTCGCCTGTTCTTCAAGACCCCCATTCGCGACTTCCATTGCGGGCTGCGCGGCTTCTCCACCGAAGCCATCCGCGCGCTCCAGCTGCGCACCACCGGCATGGAATTCGCCTCCGAAATGGTGGTCAAGGCAACACTGGCCCAGCTCGATGTGCGCGAGGTGTCCACCACACTCGACAAGGATGGCCGCTCCCGCCCGCCGCACCTGCGATCCTTCCGCGATGGCTGGCGCCACCTGCGCTTCCTGCTGCTGTTCTCGCCGCGCTGGCTGTTCCTCTATCCCGGCATTGCCCTGCTCTGGGTTGGCCTCGTCGTCGGCGCCATCCTGCTGCCTGGGCCGGTGCGCTATGGCCGAGTCAGCTTCGACGTCCACACCTTTCTCGTGGCGGCGCTCTGCATCATTGTCGGTCTGCAGTCGATTTCCTTTGCCGTCATCGGCCGCCGCTTCGCCTCACGCTACGGCTTCATTCCCCGCTCCGGCAGCTATGATCGATTGCTCGAAGCGCTGACCCTCGAACGCGTCCTGGCCGTTGCCATCCTCCTCATGCTGGCAGGCTTTGCCTCGCTCGTTTGGGGCCTAAGCGAGTGGGCCGAACGCGATTTCGGTCCGCTCAATCTCACCAGCACCATGCGTGCCGTCATCGTTGCCATGACCGCGATGGTCTGTGGCTTCCAACTGATGATGAGCGGCTTCATGTCGTCGATGATCAACATTCCCATCTACGAACGCCGCATCGCGGAACTGCCGCCAGCGGACGATCAGGACTGACATGCTCGATCCGATGATCCTTCTGGCGCTGGTCGGCGTCGGCATGCTGGCGGGCTTCGTCGATGCGGTGGCCGGCGGCGGCGGCATGATCGGCATTCCCGCGTTGCTTTTTGTCGGCCTGCCGCCCGTTTCGGCCCTGGCCACCAACAAGCTGCAAGGCGTCGTCGGCACCGCCATGGCCGCAGTCACATTCTGGCGGCGCGGCTTCGTCTCGCTGCGGGCACTGCTCCCGGCGATCGCCTTGACCTTCGCCGGCAGCCTGATCGGCGCCCTGGTGGTCAAACGCGTCGATGTCAGCTTGCTCGAAGTGGCCGTGCCGGTCGCGCTGATCGGCATTGCGCTTTACTTCCTGTTCGCGCCGAACCTGTCCGATTCAGATCGCACCGCCCGTCTGCCCTTCGCGCTCGCCGTGCCAGCCATCGGCTTCGCCCTAGGCTTCTACGACGGCATTTTTGGCCCAGGGACGGGTTCGTTTTTCACCATCTGCTTCGTGACACTGCTGGGCCTTGGCATCACTCGGGCCTCCGGCCACACCAAGGTGCTCAACTTCACCTCGAACCTGGCTGCGCTGGTGATCTTCATCCCGGCCGGCGACGTAGTCTGGCCTGCCGCCATTGCCATGGCCTGCGGGCAACTTGTCGGTGGTTATGCCGGCGCCCGCGCCGGTATCCGCTTCGGCGCCAAGCTCATCCGGCCGCTGGTGGTGGTGATTTCCATCAGCATAGCGGTCAAGCTGCTGTTTTTCCCGTGAGGAGGCGGGGGCGCGGACGCCCCCACCTGAATCAGGCCGCCGAGTCGAAGATCGACACGAGCTGCTCCAGCAAGCTCTGCTGCTGGGTCGTCTTGTAGGCAGTCTGCGCGGCAGAGAACAACGTGGTGGTCGTGCTGTCCTCGGTCTCATCCTCGGTCGCCGCAGCATCAGCCGGCGGCGGTCCGCCTGGTGGAGGGCCGCCTGGTGGTGGGCCACCCGGAGGCGGGCCACCGGCCGGCCGGTTTTCTTCCATCGCCGACTTGATCGTGTCCAGGAACTCCGAGCTCTCGGTCTCCGTGATCGAGCCGTCCCCGTCGGCATCGATCAGGTCGAAGAGCTTCTGCAGGGCCTCGCTGCCAACTTCGGAAGCGCTGTCCTCGCTGCCGAATTCTTCGATCGTCACCGCACCGTCCCCGTCGGTGTCGGTTTGTGCGAAGACATCGGCATTGGATGGGGTAGCCATCTGCTGCGTCATGAAGGCCATGGCCTGACGCTGGTCGGCCATGGCGGTATCGAACGTGTCCTTTTCCGTGCTGGTGACGCTGCCGTCCTGATCGGCATCCATCGCCTTGAACAGGGCTTCTGCCCGCTTGTCCGCATCGGCTGCTGACGTGCCCTTGGGCGCGTTGGCCTTGAGTTCATCCAGGGTCAGGCTGGAATCCGCGTTGGTATCCAGACTCTCGAAACTGGGGGGGCGGAAGGCGGGGCGCATCAACTGCGACGCCGATTGTCCTCCCGATATGCTGGAGATCGACATTGATTGGGGTCCTCATGCTGTCGTGACCGGATTATCCGGTCATCACAACAGAGTGTTCGGGTGGTTAACCCCGCCTTAACCAAGGTGTTCCGCCGCGTGATTTAATCTTGCGGTAATGCTCCTGTAATCTTTCGGAAAGGCTACTGGGCCGTGTTGAAGGCGGCCTCGAGGGCGCGCTGCGTCGCAGGGCCAAAGCTGCCGTCGATGGCACCCGTATAAAAGCCGTCGCGCTTGAGCATTTCCTGGATGGCGCGGCGATAGTTCGGCGAGGTGTCGGCGTTGCGGATATCGCCGAATTCGTCGAGGGCGACCTGCAGGCCATTGGTCAGTGCCAGGTAGGCGAGCTCGGCGGCGCGCTGTGTGTCCTTGCCGATCCCGTCGCCGTAGAGATAGCGCAGCGACAGCGACCAGTGGCCATTGGCGTCGCCGGCATCGGATGCCTTTTGGAACCAGGCAGTGGCTTCCTCGGCATCCTTGGCGACGCCGTTGCCGGCCAGGTACAGGTCACCAAGGGCATACATCGCATAGCCATAGCCATTGTCGGCGGCGAGGCGGAACCACTTCAGCGCCTCGGCATAGTTCTGCCGGACGCCGTCGCCGGCATTGTACATACTGCCGACATTGCTCTGGGCGGCGGGCAGACCGGTTTCGGCGGCCTTCAAGTACCAGTCAAAGGCTTCGCCAAAATCCTGGGCGACATGTTCACCACGGTCATACATCAGGCCCAGGCGGTTCATCGCATAGGGGTCGCTGACGCTGGCAGCCAGCGAGTACATCTCGAAGGCATACGCATAGTCCGGCCGATCGGCGAAATAGGCGTCGTCGCCCTCATCAAGGATCTGCTCGAGATCATCGGGATCGTTGGGATCGAGCGAATTGTCCTGCTGGGTGACAGGCGGAGTGGTCTCGCCCTTGGTCTTGGTCTTCTGGGCAAAGGCATCGCCGGTTCCGGCCAACAAAACAGCCAGTAAAGTCGCCGCCGTCAACAACCCACGCATAGACATCGTCATCCCCTCAATCCAAATGCCGCAGGAGAAAATGAAACGTCACGGCGTTGCTGTCAAATAGTCTGGTCTGACAGTTTGATGTCAGTCGGCGTCGAGGCCCGCCGCCTGGCGCAACGCCGCGTTGATCCGGTCCTGCCAGCCGGGGCCGTCGTCCTGGAAATGCTCCAGCACAGCGCGATCGAGCCGCAGCGACACGGTCTCCTTGCCTTCGGGGATAGCTTTGGCCTTGGGGGCGTCTTCGGCTGGCTTGGTCGTCACCGCCTTGAAGGCGGCTTCGGCCTTGTCCATTGCGCTGCCGGTACGTCTAGGTGGTCTCATTGGTTCCTCCGCTATGCCGGCAGAGTAATCGCATGCGATTGCGCCGGGGATAAGAAAAAGGCGCAGTGTTTCCACTGCGCCTTTCCACGAAGTTCGTGACTGGGAAGAGACGAACCTCGAAGCTCTGGGTCAGACTTCTTAGAAGTCCATACCGCCCATACCGCCCATGCCGCCGCCGCCACCGCCCATTGCGGGAGCAGCGTCCTTGGGAGCCTCGACGATGAGGGCTTCGGTGGTGATCAGCAGCGATGCAACCGAAGCAGCGTCCTGCAGGGCAGTGCGAACCACCTTGACCGGGTCGATGACACCCATGGCGATCAGATCGCCATATTCACCGGTTGCGGCATTGTAGCCGAAGGTGATCGAAGCGTTTTCGAGGATCTTGCCGACGACGACGGAGCCTTCGGCACCGGCATTGTTGGCGATCGTGCGCACTGGTTCCTGCAGGGCACGCTTGACGATGGCAATGCCAGCGTCCTGATCGGCATTGGCGCCCTTGACCTTCATGGCGTTCGAAGCGCGCAGCAGCGCGACGCCGCCGCCGGGGACGATGCCTTCTTCAACAGCAGCGCGGGTAGCGTTCAGCGCGTCGTCGACGCGATCCTTGCGCTCCTTGACTTCGACTTCCGTCGAGCCGCCGACCTTGATCACTGCAACGCCACCAGCCAGCTTGGCCAGACGTTCCTGCAGCTTTTCCTTGTCGTAGTCCGAAGTGGTCTCTTCGATCTGCGCCTTGATCTGGCCAACGCGGCCCTGGATGTCTTCGGACGTGCCGGCACCATCCACGATCGTGGTGTTTTCCTTGGTGATCTCGACGCGCTTGGCAGTGCCGAGCATGTCCAGGGTCACGTTCTCAAGCTTGATGCCGAGATCTTCGGAAATCACCGAACCACCGGTCAGGATGGCGATGTCTTCGAGCATGGCCTTGCGGCGATCGCCGAAGCCCGGAGCCTTGACGGCAGCAACCTTGAGGCCGCCACGCAGACGGTTGACGACGAGGGTCGCGAGAGCCTCGCCTTCAATGTCTTCGGCAATGATCAGCAGCGGGCGCTGCGACTGAACCACAGCTTCGAGGATCGGCAGGATAGCCTGCAGGTTCGAGAGCTTCTTTTCGTGCAGCAGGATCAGCGGATCATCGAGAACCGCAGTCATCTTTTCGGCATTGGTCACGAAGTATGGCGACAGGTAGCCGCGGTCGAACTGCATGCCCTCGACGACGTCGAGTTCGGTTTCAGCGGTCTTGGCTTCTTCGACGGTGATGACACCCTCGTTGCCGACCTTCTGCATGGCCTCGGCGATCATGTCGCCGATTTCCTTCTCGCCATTGGCGGAGATGGTGCCAACCTGAGCGACTTCGGACGAATTCTGGATCGGAGCCGAAGCGGCCTTCAGCGCTTCGACGACCTCGGCAACAGCCAGGTCGATACCGCGCTTGAGGTCCATCGGGTTGAAGCCGGCGGCAACAGCCTTGACGCCTTCGACAACGATGGCCTGGCCGAGAACGGTTGCGGTCGTGGTGCCGTCACCGGCGATGTCGTTGGTCTTGGAAGCGACCGAACGCAGCAGCTGGGCGCCCAGGTTCTCGAACTTGTCTTCGAGTTCGATTTCCTTGGCGACGGTCACGCCGTCCTTGGTGATGCGCGGGGCGCCGAAGGACTTTTCGATAACGACGTTACGACCCTTGGGGCCGAGGGTCACCTTGACCGCATTGGCCAGGATGTTGACGCCGCGCAGCATCTTGTCGCGTGCGTCTGTAGAGAACTTTACTTCTTTGGCAGCCATGTGAGGCGCTCCTTAAAGTGTGGAATGGAAAGGACGACGGGGCAGTGAAGTCGCTTAGACTTCGACGATGCCCATGATGTCGGATTCCTTCATGATCAGCAGGTCTTCGCCATTCAGCTTGACCTCGGTGCCGCTCCACTTGCCGAACAGCACGCGATCGCCAGCCTTGACGTCGAGGGCGTTGATCTTGCCAGCATCGTCACGAGCGCCAGGGCCGACCGAGACGATGACGCCTTCGCTTGGCTTTTCCTTGGCGGTGTCGGGGATGATGATCCCGCCTTTGGTCTTTTCTTCACCGTCGAGACGACGGACGACCACGCGGTCGTGCAGAGGACGGAAGCCCATGTTTTGCTCCTATGGCAACATTCTGGAATGCAATTTTGGCACTGTTAGCACTCGCGATTGTAGAGTGCTAACAGGGTGAGGGGGATATATGGCTGAGGCCTCTGGGTGTCAAGGCAAGTGAACCGAAGTTTTGTCTCGCGCGTTGAGCCGGATCGATCCCAACCGTCTGATGGCAGGTAATTATGACGCGTCAATGTCTCGACAAAGATATCAAGATCACCCCGGCCAAGGGCCGCGTGCATGTCATCTTCGACGATGCCGAGATCGGCAGCTCGCTGAACGCGTTGGAGCTCGACGAGCCGGGCGCGCCATTGCGGGTCTATTTTCCGCGCGAGGACATCCAGCCTGGAATTCTGGAAGCCACCGATACGCACACCACATGCCCGTATAAGGGCGAGGCCTCGTATTACACGATCAAGACGCTGACCGCCGATGGCCCGGACCAGGTCTGGTACTATCCCGATCCGTGCCCGCTGGTGGAGCCGATCCGGGATCATCTGGCGTTCTGGGGTGATCGCATCGAAATTCGCTACTCCGAAGTGTAGGCGTGCCAGAGCGCCGCCTGGGTTGCGGTTATCGTGTGGTCGCATGCCCAAGAGGGCAGCGAGCGGACCCCGAGACGGCTTTCGCCTCTGGTAAAGTAAAAAGTGAGACGGAAGCCGTCTCGGGGTGCCGGTTTTTGGAACGTTTCCGGCGGCGGGTTGTCATAGCAACCCACGGCCGAAACGCGAACCTGTGGGAGAAGGCAAAATCCCCACCCGGCCCACCCCACCACTGTTCGCCTGCAGGCCGCCGTGTGGGGTGATGGGGCGGAGTGTACCTGAAGCTTTGGGGGCGGGGAGAAGCGGGATAAGTCGGAAGAAGGAAGGGTACCCCCACCTAACCTCCCCCTGAAGAGGGGGAGGGACAGATCGAGTTTGGCCCCTCGATACAGCGACGAACCACTGGGCGGGTTCCTCCCCCTCTTCAGGGGGAGGCTAGGTGGGGGTTCCTTTGCTTTTGTTTTCGCTGAACTGCAGACGACCGGTTACCGACCGCAACTTTCCCCCTTTCCCCGCGCGCCAACCTGCGCCATAACGCGGCCATGACCCAAGATAGCACCCTACAGATCAAGCTGCGCCTCAAGGGCGGCAGCGGCCCGAATGCCAACTGGCATTGGGAAATCCATGACGCCACCGGCAAGGTGATCAAGACCGGTTCGGCCGTTGGCCCCGAACACAAGGCTTTCGCCACTGCGCGCATCGCCAAGGAAAAGCTGGAAGCCACCAAAGGCTGACGCACCGGCGGGGCGCTGCGGCGGCCCGCACTTCCTTTCGTCCCAGCGACGAGACTGCCGTGACCAGTTCCCCCAATGCTGCCTCGACCGGCCCTGCTCAGCGAGCAGGCGGGCCTTTGCGCGGCATTGTGCTCAAGGTCGTGTCCGTGGGCTTTTTCGTGGTCATGGCCACATTGCTCAAGGCGACCGAGACGATCCCAGCGGGGCAACTGGTGTTTTTCCGCTGCCTATTCGCGATCCCACCAGTGCTGATCTATCTCGCGTGGCGTCGCCAGTTGCGCACGGCCCTGCACACGCGGGATCCGAAGGGGCACATCGTGCGGGCCTTCATTGGCGTTGCTTCGATGGGGTTGGGCTTTTTCGCCCTGACGCGCCTGCCGCTGCCGGAAACCACCGCCATCCAGTATGCTGCGCCACTGCTGATCGTGGTGTTTAGTGCTCTGCTCCTCAAAGAGCGGGTGCATCTGTTTCGCTGGACCGCCGTCATGGTCGGGCTGGTTGGCGTCGTCATCATTCTCTGGCCGCGCCTGACAGTATTTTCGGCCGGCACGCCGATGGACGATGCGACGACGATCGGCGCTCTCGCTGCCCTGGCCTCGGCGGTGCTGTCAGCCTTTGCCATGATGCAGGTGCGCAAGCTGGTGCAGACCGAGCGTACCGAGGCGATCGTCATCTACTTCTTCATCAGTGCTTCGATCCTGTCGCTGCTGACCGCGCCGTTTGGCTGGGTGTGGCCGACGCCGCAGCAAGCCGCACTGCTCATTGGCGCCGGCGTCGCGGGCGGGGTGGGGCAGCTGCTGATGACGTCGTGCTACCGCTATGCAGACATGTCTGTCATCGCGCCGTTCGAATATGTCTCGTTGATCCTGACCATCATCCTGGGCTTCGTCGTCTTCGCCGAGGTGCCGACGCTGACCATGATCATCGGCGCCAGCATCATCGTGCTGTCAGGCATCGCGGTGATCCTGCGCGAGCACTATCTGGGGCTGGATCGGGTCAAGGCCCGGGAAGCGAATACGCCTTAGCGCCACGCCCTCGTGGTTCTGTTCTCGTGAAGGACTCGCACCTCACCATGAGGCTACTGGGATACCGAGTTAAAAGTAGTCCTCATGGTGAGGTGCGCCTCCTGGCGCCTCGAACCACGAGGGCGTGCCACTCAGCTCGCCTGAGCCATCTCAGCCCAGCCCTGACGCTTGCGGTAAATCGTCGACGGACTGATCTCCAACGCCGCAGCCGCGAGCGAGACATTGCCGCCGAAGCTGGTGATCGCATCTTCGATAATGCGCTGCTCCTGCTGCCACATCGGCAGGATGGCGGGGCGGCGCTCGGCGCGGGGCGTCTCGCTGACTGGTGCGAGGCCGCGCGATTCGATGTCGGCGGCACCGAGCATATGCGGGGTGATTTCGCCGCCATCGCACATCACGACCAGTCGGCGAACCAGGTTTTGCAACTGGCGCACATTGCCTGGCCACTCAGCTGATGTCAGCAGGCCAGCGACTTCGGACGAGAAGCCGGCAAAGCGCTTGTGCTCCTCGGCGGCATAGCGCTCAAGGAAGTGACGGGCCAGCACCATGATGTCGGTGGGCCGCTGCCGCAACGGCGGGAGATGGATGGGCAGGACATGCAGCCGGTAGAACAGATCCTCGCGGAATTTCTTCTCGGTGATGAGCTGCATCGGATTGCGGTTGGTAGCGCAGATGACGCGCACATCGACATGGCGCACGCCGGCCTCGCCGACCCGGCTCAGCGTGCCGGTCTGCAGAAAGCGCAGAAGTTTGGATTGAAGCGAGAGATCCATCTCGCCGATTTCGTCGAGAAACAGCGTGCCGCCATCGGCCAGTTCAGCCGCGCCCTTGCGGTCTTCGTGGGCCCCGGTGAAGGCGCCACGGGCAACGCCGAACAGCTCGCTTTCGAGCAAATCGCGCGGGATGGCGGCGCAGTTGATGGCGACCAGGCGCTTGCCCGCGCGATGACCCTTGGCATGCAGCGCTTCGGCACAGACATCCTTGCCGGTGCCACTTTCGCCGGTGATGAAGACGGGAGCCGACGACGCCGCGATACGGCCGATCTGCTCATAGACGAACTGCATGGCGCTCGATGAGCCGATGAAGCCGGCGAAATCGCTGAGGCCGGTGGCGCTGCGCGTGTCGATGCCCAGCGAGCGGCCCTTGCCGTGGCGTTCGGCCAGCTCGCCGATACGCGCCGCCATGGCTGGACCATTGATGGGCTTGGCGACATAATCATGCGCCCCGGCGCGCATGGCGCCCACGGCCGCCGAAACTGAGGCCCCGTCCGACAGGGCAACCAGCAGCGCGCCGCGCGATAGCCGGACCAGCCGCCCCACCGCGTCGTCGCTGCGCTCGGCCAGGTCGCCCAGGCTGGAGAGATCGGCGAGAACGATATCGAAATCGACGTCGCGCATGAGTTCGGCACCGGGCCTCCCGCCGGAAGCAACGGTAATGCGCGCGGCCTGGCCCAGGCATTGCGACAGGGTCTCTGTCACCATCTGGGCATGCGATTCGTCGCGGTCGATCAGCAGCAGCCGTCCGCCGGGCGCGCCATCGCTTCGAGTATGCATCGCCATGCGGCCCGGCCCTCGCGTTTGGATCAAGTGCAGTCCCCGGTGCGGCCGCCGCCGCTTTCCCGGTGTTGCAGGCGATTGTTGGGCAACAGGGTAAATAAACCGTTCCGCCCGTTGCAGATTGCGAACAGGAATGCCGCTTGATCGTGTTTGGCGCTGCCGGTAAGTCTCGCTGCATGCAAAAGGAATCTGCGACGGCTGGGTTTGGGCCTCTGGCACGCGGGGTCGCCCAGTCGGGCGTCCGCATTGCCAATGAGCGTGCGGTGCTGACGCTGATCGCGCAGAATCCGGGCGCGTCCAATGCCGATGTGGCGCGGATGACCGGTCTGGGACCACAGACCACCTCACGCATTGTCAGCGAGCTCGAATTGCGCGGGCTCATCACCCGCGGCGATGTGCTGCGCGGACGGCGCGGCCAGCCAGCAACGCCGCTATTTCTCGATCCGCATGGGGCCTACACAATCGGGGTCGAGATCGGCTGGCGGCATCTGGAAGTGCTGCTGTTCGAGATGAGTGGCAAAACGCTGGCCAGCGTCCGGCGCAGCCATGCCTGGCCCGATGCGAACACCATTTTTGCCGACGTCGCGGCTGAGATTGCTACGATCCAGTCCGGTATGTCCGATATGCAGCGGCAGCGGCTTGCCGGCGTCGGCGTTGCCAGCCCGTCCTACATCGAGCGCAATATTGGCCGGCTTGGCGCGCCCGATGAGCAGAAGGCGCTGTGGCAGGGCCTCGACATTGCCGGTCGCC contains:
- a CDS encoding ATP phosphoribosyltransferase regulatory subunit — its product is MTGAALRRANLEALVEAQGANRATPPLLLSADPYFDLAGEEFGRRLLLTTDSTGAEYCLRPDFTLPIVEAYIADGVGRPAAFSYLGTIFRQRETGAAEFDQAGIELLAQPDGDVALDQVLTFARAACSIFGVSPDVRLGGVGLFEALLVQADMPDAWRPRIRNRFGHTEALDRLLSRLEAAPDAERRKQPGRKALVDDVTEQMVAAGLSLSEGRTPDEIADRYLEQQALDAAHVPAATLKLLRDYLAISGPVLQALTQVEALAIRHKLMLGAPIRAIRRHLNGLGESRVSFDASFSPRLDYYTGIVFEMTGPGGEILASGGQYDRLLERLGATAPIAASGCSVWVDRLEAEVAP
- the hisG gene encoding ATP phosphoribosyltransferase, translating into MTGITLAVPSKGRLEELTREWFAANGLVITRPGGARSYLGAIEGMPEVTVRFFPASEIARELIRGTIDFGVTGLDLIHETSEAGPASVSIAKPLGFGAADVVVAVPDAWIDVTHMHDLADVASDFRSRHGRWMRIATKYITITRQHFALAGIAEYRTVESLGATEAAPASGVADIVVDITSTGSTLSANGLRVLEDGVMLKSEACLIVSRTAAFSPRRRSQLDAVLARLGV
- a CDS encoding glycosyltransferase family 2 protein codes for the protein MAAPLELTILMPCLNEAETLAACIAKARSYLDRSGISGEILIADNGSDDGSQDIATANGARVVPISQRGYGAALAGGIAAARGRYIIMGDADDSYDFSKLDAFVAALREGADLVMGNRFAGGVAPGAMPWLHRYIGNPVLSFVGRLFFKTPIRDFHCGLRGFSTEAIRALQLRTTGMEFASEMVVKATLAQLDVREVSTTLDKDGRSRPPHLRSFRDGWRHLRFLLLFSPRWLFLYPGIALLWVGLVVGAILLPGPVRYGRVSFDVHTFLVAALCIIVGLQSISFAVIGRRFASRYGFIPRSGSYDRLLEALTLERVLAVAILLMLAGFASLVWGLSEWAERDFGPLNLTSTMRAVIVAMTAMVCGFQLMMSGFMSSMINIPIYERRIAELPPADDQD
- a CDS encoding TSUP family transporter translates to MLDPMILLALVGVGMLAGFVDAVAGGGGMIGIPALLFVGLPPVSALATNKLQGVVGTAMAAVTFWRRGFVSLRALLPAIALTFAGSLIGALVVKRVDVSLLEVAVPVALIGIALYFLFAPNLSDSDRTARLPFALAVPAIGFALGFYDGIFGPGTGSFFTICFVTLLGLGITRASGHTKVLNFTSNLAALVIFIPAGDVVWPAAIAMACGQLVGGYAGARAGIRFGAKLIRPLVVVISISIAVKLLFFP
- a CDS encoding EF-hand domain-containing protein, which translates into the protein MSISSISGGQSASQLMRPAFRPPSFESLDTNADSSLTLDELKANAPKGTSAADADKRAEALFKAMDADQDGSVTSTEKDTFDTAMADQRQAMAFMTQQMATPSNADVFAQTDTDGDGAVTIEEFGSEDSASEVGSEALQKLFDLIDADGDGSITETESSEFLDTIKSAMEENRPAGGPPPGGPPPGGPPPGGPPPADAAATEDETEDSTTTTLFSAAQTAYKTTQQQSLLEQLVSIFDSAA
- a CDS encoding SEL1-like repeat protein, yielding MTMSMRGLLTAATLLAVLLAGTGDAFAQKTKTKGETTPPVTQQDNSLDPNDPDDLEQILDEGDDAYFADRPDYAYAFEMYSLAASVSDPYAMNRLGLMYDRGEHVAQDFGEAFDWYLKAAETGLPAAQSNVGSMYNAGDGVRQNYAEALKWFRLAADNGYGYAMYALGDLYLAGNGVAKDAEEATAWFQKASDAGDANGHWSLSLRYLYGDGIGKDTQRAAELAYLALTNGLQVALDEFGDIRNADTSPNYRRAIQEMLKRDGFYTGAIDGSFGPATQRALEAAFNTAQ
- a CDS encoding BrnA antitoxin family protein, whose product is MRPPRRTGSAMDKAEAAFKAVTTKPAEDAPKAKAIPEGKETVSLRLDRAVLEHFQDDGPGWQDRINAALRQAAGLDAD